A genomic segment from Malaclemys terrapin pileata isolate rMalTer1 chromosome 1, rMalTer1.hap1, whole genome shotgun sequence encodes:
- the LOC128845169 gene encoding uncharacterized protein LOC128845169 isoform X3, translating into MQSENQKRAPAWTVWEVLDLIAIWEEDSVLAELRSKRRNAKTFEKISKGMMERGHNRDSHQCHVKVKELRQAYQKTKEANGCSGSEPQTCRFYAELHAILGGAATTTPPLTVDSEEGVLSAMPEESADGEDDEEEEDVELVESTQHSVLPNSQDLFLSLTEVPSQPSQGIIPDNEAMVGTSAANFSSLPLLSRRLSQIRQQKKRTQDDMFSEIMQSTRNERAHLNEWKDTVSKYRKDASEREAMRDTRDERWQTATLGLLRDQTDMLWRLVELQERQQDQSAAAAPV; encoded by the exons atgcagtccgagaatcaaaaaagagcaccagcatggactgtctgggaggtactggatctgatcgctatatgggaagaggattccgtgctagcagaactacgttccaaaagacgaaatgccaaaacatttgaaaaaatctccaagggcatgatggagagaggccacaatagggactcacatcagtgccacgtgaaagttaaggagctcagacaagcctatcaaaaaacaaaggaggcaaacggttgctccgggtcagagccacagacatgccgcttctatgctgagctgcatgcaattctagggggggccgccaccactaccccacctctgaccgtggattccgaggagggagtactctcagccatgcctgaggagtctgcggacggggaagatgatgaggaggaggaggatgtcgagcttgtggagagcacacagcactccgttctccccaacagtcaggatctttttctcagcttgactgaagtaccctcccaaccctcccaaggcattatcccagacaatgaggccatggtaggaacctctg ctgcaaatttttcaagcctcccacttctgtcccgaaggctatctcagataaggcagcaaAAAAAACGCACGCAAGacgacatgttttctgaaatcatgcaatcgacccgcaatgaaagagctcatctgaatgagtggaaggacacggtatcaaagtacaggaaagatgccagtgaacgtgaggccatgagggacacccgagatgagaggtggcaaactgcaacgctggggctgctgcgtgatcaaacggacatgctctggcgtctggtggagcttcaggaacggcagcaggatcagagtgccgctgcagcccctgtataa